Proteins encoded in a region of the Mycolicibacterium duvalii genome:
- a CDS encoding PQQ-dependent sugar dehydrogenase, whose product MSQRRPLRAFAVLLCAAVLAGAGCARFDSAQSQPFTTEPELAPGPTSSPPPPPPLPAVPFPKECPAPGVMQGCLESTSGLIMLPDSQSALVAERTTGAVKEISVRAEPKVKTVLPVDGSGDGGLWDIVLSPTYAQDRLMYAYVSTPTDNRVIRIADGDVPKPILTGIPKGPTGNAGSLIFTSPTTLLVQTGDAGDPGQAADPGSTAGKLLRIEQPTTVNQAPLTTALSGLGAAGGLCKDPSDESLYVTDRTPTADRLQRITKDSKVSTVWTWPDRPGVAGCAASDGTVLVNLVNSQQTVAVRLSPDTGAVTGEPEVVRQDQRGHAWALEVSPDGNVWGATINKTAGDAQPLDDVVFPLFPQGGGFPRTNEEKT is encoded by the coding sequence ATGAGTCAGCGCCGGCCGTTGCGGGCATTCGCCGTCCTGTTGTGCGCCGCCGTGCTTGCCGGCGCCGGGTGCGCACGCTTTGATTCCGCGCAGTCGCAGCCCTTCACCACCGAACCCGAGTTGGCGCCCGGACCGACGTCGTCGCCTCCCCCGCCCCCGCCGCTGCCGGCCGTCCCGTTCCCCAAGGAATGCCCGGCCCCGGGCGTGATGCAGGGCTGCCTGGAGAGCACCAGCGGGCTGATCATGCTGCCGGACAGCCAGTCGGCGCTGGTCGCCGAACGCACCACCGGGGCGGTGAAGGAGATCTCGGTTCGCGCCGAACCGAAAGTCAAGACCGTCCTCCCGGTCGACGGCAGCGGTGACGGCGGGCTGTGGGACATCGTGCTGTCGCCGACCTACGCCCAGGACCGGCTGATGTACGCCTACGTCAGCACCCCGACCGACAACCGGGTGATCCGCATCGCCGACGGCGACGTGCCCAAGCCGATTCTGACGGGCATCCCGAAGGGGCCGACCGGTAACGCCGGTTCGCTGATCTTCACCAGCCCGACCACGCTGCTGGTGCAGACCGGCGACGCCGGCGACCCCGGGCAGGCCGCGGATCCGGGGTCGACGGCGGGCAAACTACTGCGTATCGAGCAGCCGACGACGGTGAACCAGGCGCCGCTCACCACGGCGTTGTCGGGCCTCGGCGCGGCCGGCGGCCTGTGCAAGGACCCCTCCGACGAGTCGCTCTACGTCACCGACCGCACGCCGACGGCTGATCGCCTGCAGCGCATCACCAAGGATTCGAAGGTGTCGACGGTGTGGACGTGGCCGGACCGGCCCGGGGTCGCGGGGTGCGCCGCCTCGGACGGCACCGTGTTGGTGAACCTGGTCAACAGCCAGCAGACCGTCGCGGTGCGGTTGTCGCCGGACACCGGCGCGGTGACGGGCGAACCAGAAGTGGTGCGCCAGGACCAGCGCGGCCACGCGTGGGCGCTGGAGGTCTCACCGGACGGCAATGTGTGGGGCGCGACCATCAACAAGACCGCCGGGGATGCGCAACCTCTCGACGACGTGGTTTTCCCCCTGTTCCCGCAGGGCGGCGGGTTCCCGCGGACCAACGAGGAGAAGACCTAG
- a CDS encoding carboxymuconolactone decarboxylase family protein, which produces MRVPPLPADQWDDEKVQAVIRTACAPDRREPGESGNAIATLVQHPDLAGAYLPFSAYLLTESTLPPALRELAILRLAHRADCAYEWTHHVPMGRAVGLTDADIDAARGADAATDLHRLIIAAVDQLFDRTTISEQTWQALTGFLERRALMDLVFTVGGYLALAMGLNSFGVQPESAQWREDAHQARPAAEPGPA; this is translated from the coding sequence ATGCGCGTGCCGCCGCTGCCAGCCGACCAGTGGGACGATGAGAAAGTCCAAGCCGTCATCCGCACGGCCTGTGCACCCGACCGGCGCGAGCCGGGCGAGTCCGGCAACGCGATCGCCACCCTGGTCCAGCATCCCGACCTGGCGGGCGCCTATCTGCCGTTCTCGGCTTATCTGCTGACCGAGTCGACGCTGCCCCCGGCGTTGCGCGAGTTGGCGATCCTGCGGCTGGCGCACCGCGCCGACTGCGCCTACGAGTGGACCCACCATGTGCCGATGGGCCGAGCGGTCGGACTCACCGACGCCGACATCGACGCCGCGCGCGGCGCCGACGCCGCCACTGACCTGCATCGCCTGATCATCGCCGCTGTGGACCAATTGTTCGATCGCACAACGATCTCCGAGCAGACGTGGCAGGCGCTGACCGGGTTCCTCGAGCGTCGGGCGCTGATGGACCTGGTGTTCACCGTCGGCGGCTACCTCGCCCTGGCCATGGGCCTCAACAGCTTCGGGGTGCAGCCGGAGAGCGCGCAGTGGCGCGAAGACGCCCACCAGGCCCGACCGGCCGCCGAGCCCGGCCCCGCCTAG